A stretch of the Candidatus Margulisiibacteriota bacterium genome encodes the following:
- a CDS encoding transketolase translates to MPDREKVKELQKKAAAVRTDIIAMLGKSGSGHPGGSLSIADIMAVLYFYKMNVDPKKPEDPDRDRFVLSKGHGAPALYSCLANAGFFSKEYLKTLRQIGSSLQGHPCRLSLPGIDMTTGSLGQGLSAAHGMALAAKMDGKKYRVYCIIGDGESQEGQIWEAAMSAGQRKTDNLTVFLDHNKLQIDGKVEDIKGITPIADKWRAFRWNVIDDVKGHDIEALMRAVDEASRTKGRPTIIICDTVKGKGVSFMEHNVDFHGKAPNKEETDTALEELKCHL, encoded by the coding sequence ATGCCTGACAGAGAAAAAGTAAAAGAACTCCAAAAGAAAGCAGCCGCCGTAAGGACGGATATTATAGCCATGCTGGGCAAATCCGGCTCGGGACATCCTGGAGGCTCTCTGTCCATTGCCGATATAATGGCGGTGCTCTATTTTTATAAGATGAATGTGGATCCCAAGAAACCGGAGGACCCTGACCGCGACAGGTTCGTTCTTTCAAAGGGGCACGGGGCGCCCGCGCTTTATTCCTGCCTGGCCAACGCCGGGTTCTTTTCAAAAGAATATCTTAAGACCCTGCGTCAGATAGGATCTTCTCTTCAGGGACACCCCTGCAGGCTCAGCCTTCCGGGGATAGATATGACAACAGGGTCTCTGGGGCAGGGGCTTTCGGCCGCTCACGGAATGGCGCTGGCGGCAAAGATGGACGGAAAAAAATACAGGGTCTACTGCATAATAGGGGACGGCGAATCCCAGGAAGGTCAGATCTGGGAAGCCGCTATGTCGGCGGGACAGCGCAAAACCGACAATCTGACGGTGTTCCTTGACCATAACAAACTGCAGATAGACGGCAAGGTGGAGGATATCAAAGGAATAACACCGATCGCCGACAAATGGAGAGCGTTCCGGTGGAATGTCATAGATGATGTAAAAGGACACGATATAGAAGCCCTTATGAGAGCCGTGGACGAGGCATCAAGGACAAAAGGAAGACCCACCATCATAATCTGCGACACCGTCAAGGGAAAGGGTGTTTCTTTTATGGAACACAATGTGGACTTTCACGGCAAGGCTCCCAACAAAGAAGAGACCGACACCGCCCTTGAAGAATTGAAGTGCCATCTATGA